Proteins co-encoded in one Candidatus Wallbacteria bacterium genomic window:
- the citF gene encoding citrate lyase subunit alpha, giving the protein MKNKLGIEIPEKIEGVGSLIPFQGEFTLINSQTEKYKTPQPIRKSKTGHKLLPDLKNCLEKLSLRDGMCISFHHHFRGGDETVFKVISLIAEMGFKNLTIASSSLTTAHDPLIPFVENGVISRIWTSGLREKLGKTISAGKLGIPVIFHSHGGRARAIETGKLKVDLAFIAAAAADCEGNATGSFGKSACGALGYPMVDSEYAAEVVVLTDNLVEFPCHPASIKQHNVDYVVPVDRIGDPKKIGTGSTRLTRNPLDLRIAQLATQAIDKCGYIKPGFSLQTGAGGASLAVAKFIRELQRERKIKGSFLLGGITSTMVEILEEGLFNVAYDVQSFDDMVTHSIYKNQQHVEISSSQYANPFNAGCFVNMLDVVILAALEVDTDFNVNVLTGSDGLVMGASGGHCDTAAGAKLTVVVAPSMRARTPIVRDKIATIVTPGCSVDLLVTERGICVNPARTELIETLKRSRLPILEIHDLAKNVEKLCGKPAPIEWDDKIVGLVEYRDGSIIDVIRKVKS; this is encoded by the coding sequence ATGAAAAACAAGCTTGGGATCGAAATTCCGGAAAAAATAGAGGGTGTCGGCAGCCTAATCCCGTTCCAGGGTGAATTCACGCTGATCAATAGCCAAACCGAAAAATACAAGACTCCTCAACCTATCCGTAAATCAAAAACCGGGCATAAACTGCTGCCTGACTTGAAGAACTGTCTGGAAAAGCTCAGCCTCCGCGACGGCATGTGCATTTCATTCCACCATCATTTCCGGGGTGGAGACGAGACAGTTTTCAAGGTAATCTCCCTGATTGCTGAAATGGGATTCAAGAATCTGACGATAGCATCTTCCTCCCTTACCACTGCACATGACCCGCTGATCCCTTTCGTGGAAAACGGCGTGATCAGCCGGATCTGGACATCCGGCCTGCGCGAGAAGCTCGGCAAGACCATCTCAGCAGGAAAACTCGGCATCCCTGTCATCTTCCATTCCCATGGCGGGCGGGCCAGAGCCATTGAAACCGGAAAACTGAAGGTGGATCTAGCTTTCATTGCAGCTGCGGCTGCGGACTGCGAAGGAAACGCCACCGGCAGCTTCGGCAAGTCAGCTTGCGGCGCTCTTGGTTATCCGATGGTGGATTCAGAGTATGCAGCCGAAGTGGTTGTACTCACCGATAACCTGGTGGAATTTCCCTGCCATCCTGCATCCATCAAACAGCATAATGTGGATTATGTAGTGCCAGTGGACAGGATTGGAGACCCCAAGAAGATCGGCACAGGCAGCACCCGCCTGACCAGAAACCCGCTCGATCTCAGGATCGCCCAGCTCGCCACTCAGGCTATCGATAAATGCGGATACATCAAACCAGGCTTCTCTCTCCAGACCGGGGCAGGCGGAGCTTCGCTCGCAGTCGCCAAATTCATCCGCGAACTGCAGAGGGAGCGGAAAATCAAGGGCAGCTTCCTGCTCGGTGGCATCACTTCCACGATGGTGGAAATCCTTGAAGAGGGCCTGTTCAACGTGGCCTATGATGTGCAGAGCTTTGATGACATGGTTACGCATTCGATCTATAAGAACCAGCAGCATGTGGAAATCTCATCCTCCCAGTATGCAAACCCCTTCAATGCCGGCTGTTTCGTGAACATGCTGGATGTGGTGATCCTGGCAGCGCTGGAAGTTGACACTGATTTCAACGTGAATGTACTGACAGGCTCAGACGGCTTAGTGATGGGAGCGTCAGGCGGTCACTGCGATACAGCTGCAGGCGCCAAGCTCACCGTGGTAGTCGCACCTTCCATGCGGGCCAGGACTCCGATCGTGCGCGATAAAATTGCTACAATCGTCACACCAGGCTGCTCTGTGGACCTGCTGGTCACTGAACGCGGCATCTGCGTGAACCCTGCCAGGACCGAGCTCATCGAAACTCTCAAGCGGAGCAGGCTGCCGATCCTGGAGATTCACGATCTGGCCAAAAATGTGGAAAAACTCTGCGGAAAACCTGCCCCGATCGAATGGGACGACAAGATCGTGGGGCTGGTGGAATATCGCGACGGATCGATCATTGACGTGATCCGCAAAGTGAAATCTTAG
- a CDS encoding aldolase/citrate lyase family protein — protein sequence MKKLRRTMLYIPGNNPGMIQNGGCYGADAIMLDLEDAVAVNRKDDARLLVRNLLSYVDFGDVEKTVRINGMNTDFVIPDLSMIVPAKPDAIRIPKVETIEDIQRADKLISQMEDESGLRVGTIMIHAMLETALGVENAYAIAKASPRITAITIGGQDLTADMGIQKTLGGEELSYARRRIVMAAKAARISAIDTIWADVDDDEGLIRETRMIKELGFDGKAVINPRQIEPVHRVFLPTVSEIDKAMKIVTAFKKAQAEGVGVFAIDGRMIDAPVVARARRILELAEMEGAA from the coding sequence ATTAAAAAACTCAGACGGACTATGCTCTACATACCGGGTAATAATCCCGGAATGATCCAGAACGGCGGCTGTTACGGCGCAGACGCCATCATGCTGGACCTGGAAGATGCAGTGGCTGTCAACCGCAAGGATGACGCCAGGCTTTTAGTCCGTAACCTGTTGTCCTACGTCGATTTCGGGGATGTGGAAAAAACCGTACGCATCAATGGCATGAACACAGATTTCGTGATCCCTGACCTTTCCATGATCGTGCCGGCAAAGCCAGATGCCATCCGAATTCCTAAGGTGGAAACCATAGAGGACATTCAACGGGCGGACAAGCTCATCTCCCAGATGGAGGACGAATCAGGGCTGCGAGTGGGCACAATCATGATCCATGCCATGCTGGAAACAGCTTTGGGAGTAGAAAACGCCTATGCGATCGCCAAGGCTTCCCCGCGGATCACAGCCATCACCATCGGAGGCCAGGATCTGACTGCAGACATGGGAATTCAAAAGACACTCGGAGGCGAAGAACTGTCCTATGCAAGGAGAAGAATCGTGATGGCTGCCAAAGCTGCCAGGATCTCCGCGATTGACACGATCTGGGCGGATGTGGATGACGACGAAGGTCTGATCCGCGAAACCAGAATGATCAAGGAACTCGGCTTTGACGGCAAAGCTGTGATCAATCCCAGGCAGATTGAGCCGGTCCACAGAGTATTCTTGCCAACTGTTTCGGAGATCGACAAAGCCATGAAGATAGTTACTGCCTTCAAAAAAGCACAGGCTGAGGGCGTGGGAGTTTTCGCCATCGACGGCCGGATGATCGACGCTCCTGTTGTGGCGAGGGCCAGACGGATCCTGGAACTGGCGGAAATGGAAGGTGCAGCATGA
- the citD gene encoding citrate lyase acyl carrier protein, which yields MEIKSTAQSGSLESSDILVTVKPADKGAGRKIELQSVVLNEYGQSIREDIQKVLDQNRVSDVELTANDRGALPPTIKARVEAALRRASRPEVEK from the coding sequence ATGGAAATCAAATCTACAGCCCAGTCCGGTTCTCTGGAATCCAGTGACATCTTGGTGACTGTGAAGCCGGCTGACAAAGGAGCGGGTCGGAAAATCGAGCTGCAGTCGGTTGTACTTAATGAATACGGGCAGTCGATCAGGGAGGACATTCAGAAGGTCCTTGATCAGAACCGTGTTTCAGATGTCGAACTCACAGCCAATGATAGAGGTGCTTTGCCTCCTACAATCAAGGCCAGGGTAGAGGCTGCCCTGCGGCGGGCATCACGTCCGGAGGTTGAAAAGTGA
- the icd gene encoding NADP-dependent isocitrate dehydrogenase — MEKDTGKAPLQGEKIQNKKGKLIVPDNPIIPFIEGDGTGADIWNASVLVFDKAVEKAYKGKKKIAWHEIYAGEKAFNLFKDWAPEDTFKAVTEYFVAIKGPLTTPVGEGMRSINVTLRQKLDLYTCLRPVRYFKGVPSPVKRPEDVDMVVFRENTEDIYAGIEWNNGTPEVKKVIDFLIKEMGVKKIRFPNTSSIGIKPVSLEGSERLIRAAINYALRLKRKSVTIVHKGNIQKFTEGGFLKWGYALAEREFGDKTFTWPQWEKIKAAQGEETANKEMKKAQESGKIIIKDCICDNFLQQILTRPKEYDVIATTNLNGDYVSDALAAQVGGIGIAPGANINYETGHALFEATHGTAPKYAGQDKVNPGSVILSGVMMFEHLGWLEAADLIVKGLEKTIQNKTVTYDFARQMDGAKEIKCSEFAKEIVKNMY; from the coding sequence ATGGAAAAGGATACCGGAAAAGCCCCTCTGCAGGGGGAAAAGATCCAGAACAAGAAAGGCAAGCTGATCGTACCCGACAATCCGATCATCCCCTTCATCGAAGGTGATGGAACAGGCGCTGACATCTGGAATGCCTCTGTGCTGGTTTTTGACAAGGCTGTGGAAAAAGCTTACAAAGGCAAGAAAAAGATCGCCTGGCATGAAATCTATGCCGGCGAGAAAGCCTTCAACCTGTTCAAGGACTGGGCACCTGAAGACACATTCAAAGCAGTGACAGAATATTTCGTAGCCATCAAAGGTCCTCTCACCACCCCGGTAGGCGAAGGGATGAGGAGCATCAACGTCACGCTCAGGCAGAAGCTTGACTTGTACACCTGCCTTAGACCTGTCCGCTATTTCAAAGGTGTCCCTTCTCCTGTGAAAAGACCTGAAGACGTGGACATGGTGGTATTCCGCGAGAATACCGAAGACATCTATGCAGGCATCGAATGGAACAACGGCACGCCTGAAGTGAAGAAAGTGATCGATTTTCTGATTAAGGAAATGGGAGTGAAGAAGATCCGCTTTCCGAACACCTCTTCGATCGGGATCAAGCCGGTTTCATTGGAGGGCTCGGAACGCCTGATCCGCGCAGCCATCAATTATGCCCTGAGGCTTAAGAGAAAGAGCGTGACTATAGTGCACAAAGGCAATATCCAGAAATTCACTGAAGGTGGATTCCTGAAATGGGGATACGCCCTGGCTGAGCGCGAATTCGGGGACAAGACCTTCACCTGGCCGCAGTGGGAAAAAATCAAGGCAGCGCAGGGCGAAGAGACAGCGAACAAGGAAATGAAGAAAGCCCAGGAATCAGGAAAAATCATTATCAAGGACTGCATCTGCGACAATTTCCTGCAGCAGATCCTGACCAGGCCAAAGGAATACGATGTGATAGCCACCACGAATCTTAACGGAGATTATGTTTCCGACGCTCTGGCAGCCCAGGTGGGCGGCATCGGCATTGCTCCTGGAGCAAATATCAATTACGAGACAGGCCATGCGCTGTTCGAAGCCACTCACGGCACTGCCCCGAAATATGCTGGGCAGGACAAAGTCAATCCAGGTTCAGTGATCCTCTCAGGTGTGATGATGTTCGAACATCTGGGCTGGCTGGAAGCCGCGGATCTGATCGTCAAAGGACTGGAAAAAACCATTCAGAACAAGACCGTGACCTATGACTTCGCAAGGCAGATGGACGGAGCAAAGGAAATCAAGTGCTCGGAATTTGCGAAAGAGATTGTTAAAAATATGTATTGA
- a CDS encoding aconitate hydratase → MNLTEKIIKSHLVSGEMKAGASIAIRIDQTLTQDATGTMAYLQFEALEVPRVKTELSVSYVDHNMLQSGYENADDHAFLQSIAAKHGIFFSKPGNGICHQVHLERFGVPGKTLLGSDSHTPTCGGLGMIAIGAGGLDIALAMAGEPFYLSMPRVFEVYLTGELQPFVSAKDVILELLRLKTVKGGVGIAFEFTGPGVKTLSIPERATITNMGAELGATFSIFPSDIKTKEFFKLQQREIQWLEMKPDQKAGYDGRVEIDLSKLEPLIAKPHMPDQVVTVKSIAGKKVQQVVVGSCTNSSYKDIKTVAGMLKNRHVHPEVSMGLLPGSRQVLKKLISAGEMEKILDSGVRLLECSCGPCIGMGFSPPSKGISLRTFNRNFEGRSGTKDAEIYLCSPETAVAAALTGQITDPRELGIEAPKIEAKPKFVIDDSLIIPPAKDGSKVTVVRGPNIQPLPKNTRLEDKVEVPVILKVGNDITTDHIMPAGAKILPLRSNVPKIAEHVFEPIDPTFAKRAKEAKQSVIVGGANYGQGSSREHAALAPMYLGIKAVLVKSFARIHLANLVNFGIMPLTFQNPEDYDKITQGDLLQFDFSDISKKDLQVTNKTKNQVYKVTHPLSSRDVEIVKAGGSLAFTSINQKK, encoded by the coding sequence ATGAATCTGACTGAGAAAATCATCAAAAGCCATCTGGTATCAGGCGAAATGAAGGCAGGCGCGAGCATTGCCATCAGGATCGACCAGACGCTCACGCAGGATGCTACAGGCACCATGGCTTACCTGCAGTTCGAGGCCTTGGAAGTGCCTAGAGTAAAGACGGAACTGTCAGTGTCTTACGTGGACCACAACATGCTGCAGAGCGGCTATGAGAATGCGGACGACCATGCATTCCTGCAGTCAATCGCCGCCAAACACGGGATTTTTTTCAGCAAGCCAGGCAACGGGATCTGCCATCAGGTGCATCTGGAACGCTTCGGCGTGCCCGGAAAAACCCTGCTGGGATCTGATTCCCACACGCCTACCTGCGGAGGGCTGGGCATGATCGCGATCGGGGCCGGAGGCCTGGATATTGCGCTGGCCATGGCAGGAGAACCGTTCTATCTTTCCATGCCCAGAGTTTTTGAAGTCTACCTGACTGGTGAGCTGCAGCCTTTCGTGAGTGCCAAGGATGTGATCCTGGAACTCCTGCGCCTGAAAACCGTCAAGGGCGGAGTGGGGATTGCCTTCGAATTCACCGGACCAGGCGTGAAGACACTTTCCATCCCTGAACGCGCCACAATCACAAACATGGGTGCAGAACTGGGCGCGACTTTCTCGATTTTCCCCTCAGACATAAAGACAAAAGAATTTTTCAAGCTTCAGCAGCGCGAAATCCAGTGGCTGGAAATGAAACCTGATCAGAAAGCCGGATACGACGGCAGGGTGGAGATTGACCTCAGCAAGCTCGAACCGTTGATTGCCAAGCCCCACATGCCTGACCAGGTGGTGACAGTGAAGTCCATTGCAGGCAAAAAGGTGCAGCAAGTGGTAGTCGGATCCTGCACAAACTCCAGTTATAAAGACATCAAAACAGTGGCAGGTATGCTTAAAAACCGGCATGTACATCCGGAAGTATCAATGGGACTCCTGCCAGGTTCGCGCCAGGTGCTGAAAAAACTGATTTCAGCAGGCGAAATGGAGAAGATACTTGACTCAGGCGTCAGACTGCTGGAATGCTCCTGCGGACCCTGCATAGGCATGGGATTTTCTCCGCCCTCCAAGGGAATTTCGCTGCGCACTTTCAACCGTAACTTCGAAGGCCGTTCAGGCACCAAGGACGCGGAAATCTACCTGTGTTCACCGGAAACGGCTGTCGCAGCAGCTCTCACAGGCCAGATCACTGATCCCAGGGAACTGGGTATCGAAGCTCCAAAAATCGAAGCAAAACCAAAATTCGTGATCGACGATTCGCTGATTATTCCTCCTGCCAAGGACGGCAGCAAAGTGACTGTTGTTCGCGGTCCGAACATCCAGCCGCTCCCCAAGAACACCAGGCTTGAGGACAAGGTGGAAGTGCCTGTGATCCTCAAGGTGGGCAATGACATCACCACAGATCACATCATGCCGGCAGGTGCAAAGATCCTTCCTTTGCGCTCCAATGTGCCGAAGATCGCGGAGCATGTCTTTGAACCGATTGATCCCACTTTTGCGAAGCGTGCTAAAGAGGCAAAGCAGAGTGTGATCGTAGGCGGAGCAAACTACGGTCAGGGCAGTTCCAGGGAACATGCGGCACTCGCCCCAATGTATCTTGGCATCAAAGCCGTGCTGGTAAAGAGCTTCGCCAGGATTCACCTTGCCAATCTGGTGAATTTCGGGATCATGCCTCTGACTTTCCAGAACCCGGAAGACTATGACAAGATTACCCAGGGTGATCTGCTGCAGTTTGATTTCAGCGATATTTCAAAAAAAGATCTGCAGGTCACGAACAAGACGAAAAACCAGGTCTACAAAGTGACACATCCGTTGAGCAGCCGGGATGTTGAGATAGTCAAAGCCGGCGGATCCCTTGCTTTTACTTCAATCAATCAGAAAAAATAA
- a CDS encoding ATP-binding protein codes for MFIKRALADTFHKALSLFPAVLITGPRQSGKTTFLQHELKGKAQYVSFDDPLERAFAHEDPNGFLDRFNTTPVILDEIQYVPELFSYLKIRIDNEREKCGKWIMTGSQQFSLMKNISDSLAGRIAILELLPLHWLEYGKPADRAENLIWTGGYPEVVTLPVKRDMWLKSYLGTYIERDLHQILSVKDLSLFQAFVSYCASIHGQELNMASISRCCGISQPTCKNWLSVLQACYLIILLQPYHRNLGKRIVKSPKLYFLDSAIAAYLTRQPSAEALFSGAMGGAFFEGFIVSETVKILGRLGISQPVYYFRANDGTEIDLLIEMSEGYYPLEIKKTATPTRKHVSSMLRIAKGSEGFRVLEPRIVCMVPETRDLPGGVKAVPWQEYLHWLGRFAADLK; via the coding sequence ATGTTTATCAAAAGAGCGCTCGCAGACACCTTTCACAAGGCCTTATCATTATTCCCTGCAGTTCTGATTACAGGCCCGCGGCAATCCGGCAAAACAACATTTCTTCAGCACGAACTTAAAGGAAAAGCTCAATATGTTTCCTTTGACGATCCCCTGGAGAGAGCATTTGCACATGAGGATCCAAATGGTTTTCTGGACAGATTCAACACTACTCCAGTGATTCTGGATGAGATTCAGTATGTTCCGGAACTTTTTTCATATCTTAAAATCAGAATCGACAATGAGAGGGAAAAGTGCGGAAAATGGATCATGACAGGTTCGCAGCAGTTCAGTCTGATGAAAAATATCAGTGACTCCCTGGCAGGAAGGATAGCCATACTGGAGCTCCTGCCTCTGCATTGGCTTGAATACGGTAAACCGGCAGACAGAGCGGAAAATCTGATCTGGACTGGAGGGTATCCGGAAGTCGTGACCTTGCCTGTTAAAAGAGATATGTGGCTGAAGAGTTACCTGGGGACATACATTGAAAGAGATCTGCACCAGATCCTCAGCGTCAAGGATCTTTCCCTGTTCCAGGCTTTTGTAAGTTATTGCGCTTCAATCCATGGGCAGGAATTGAACATGGCTTCCATCTCCCGCTGTTGCGGAATCAGCCAGCCCACATGCAAGAATTGGCTTTCAGTGCTTCAGGCATGCTATCTGATTATTCTGCTCCAGCCCTATCACCGCAACCTGGGAAAAAGGATAGTCAAGAGTCCCAAGCTTTATTTCCTGGATTCCGCGATTGCGGCTTATCTTACCAGACAGCCGTCAGCCGAAGCTTTGTTTTCCGGAGCCATGGGTGGAGCATTTTTTGAGGGTTTCATAGTCAGTGAAACCGTTAAAATTCTCGGCAGACTCGGAATTTCCCAGCCTGTTTACTATTTCCGCGCCAACGATGGCACTGAAATCGACCTGCTGATCGAAATGAGTGAAGGATATTATCCCTTAGAGATCAAAAAAACTGCCACACCCACAAGAAAGCACGTTTCCTCTATGCTCAGGATCGCCAAAGGCTCTGAAGGATTCCGTGTGCTGGAGCCGCGGATAGTCTGTATGGTTCCGGAAACGAGAGATCTGCCTGGCGGGGTCAAGGCAGTCCCCTGGCAGGAATACCTGCACTGGCTGGGACGGTTTGCGGCTGATCTAAAATAA